From Quercus robur chromosome 8, dhQueRobu3.1, whole genome shotgun sequence:
CTTCCTTTTCCTTATTAGTGTTGGTTTAGCATTATATTAAGTTGATATCCCACCAGTTAGCTCAAACGATGACTGCATATAATGGGTATTGTTGTTTTCCTGGCCAAACAAATATGGTTCAGCCttgtaatcatttttttaatgaaatcttATTGCCTGTTATATATGGAAAATTTGAATTCTCTGCGTTCTTTAATGAAATATAAGTTTCAAATTGggttatttattattatgtagATGAGGATATTAGCCTTTTCCCCCCCTTTTCCATAGAAGTCTGCTTGGGCCTATGGGCTAATATAGAAGGTAGCCTTCTCCCACCCTTAGGATCTGATTCTTGGTCTCTGGTATGATCTTTTGTTCCAACCTGTCCTAATGTTTTCAGTATTTTCCTTGTTTATCTAATTGTTCTTCAAATAAAAAGCTGACAATAGTGGTCGAGGTTTCGAGGTGAGTGGGTATTATCATTCTCTATCCCCTTCTACTGTCGTTTCTTTCTTTCCCATGGAAAATGGTGTGGCAATCGAAGGTTCCTCCTCGGGTAGCTTTTTTCTCCTGGACTGTTGCTTTAGGCAAGATTCTAACTACGGATAATCTTCGAAAGAGGCATTTTGTTGTTCTTGagtggtgttatatgtgcaaaagGTGTGGGGAATCTGTAGATCATCTCCtctaggggtgtgcagaaaacccaccaACCTGCcaaacctgacccaacccaacccgactcACTGGATTGGGTcagtttttaaggcttggtgggttgggttgggttaccaaaaaattttttatagcaGGTCGGATTGGGTTtaggtcataaaattacaaacccgccaaacccgacccgacccgacccacccatatttaatatatatttaaaatatattttatatttaataatttaaaaaaaaaaaatcaattgtagggcacttatatatatatattataaatttaataatttaaaaaaaaaaaaaccagctgtagagcagcatttcctcaattcctcctaataatactaatttaatatatataaaatatattatataattaataaatttttttaaataaccaattcTTCCTATCCtgtataaaagccaattagttcacacaaatcctaataaattactattgttgtttagtcattagtgttgagcctttaaggagttacattaatactaatctttaggtttttttaatatattactatttatattttttttctactcaatttaataataataataaaaaaaattgtcaaacccatgggtcaacccgacccatgtggattgggttggacttatgtgatgggttgggttaggttgggttgaattttttttgacccactatggtgggttgggtcaaaaaatcccctcaacccgacccaatccgacccatgcacacccctaatctCCTCCTTCATTGTCCTATAGCATATGAGATGTGGAGTATGGTCTTTTGCTTGTTTGGTATTTGTTGGGTGATGCCGCAAAGGGTAGTGGATTTGTTAGATTCTTGGTCATGCAATTTCAGGCGACATCGCAATATAGCTATGTGGAGGATTGTGCCGTActgcttgatgtggtgtatcTGGCAGGAACGGAATACTAGAAGTTTTGAGGGATGCGAACAGTCCATTCTTgagtttaagttttttttcttttttactcttctCGAATTGTGTTTAGTTTTACCATCTTTTTCTTGTCTCTCCCTTCCTGTTttgcttgatcattgtaatttggtTTCTTGATGTTTTTGCCTCTTTAGTACATTTCCTATGTCCTGGGctgtgtttttatttaataaaatttttatgttacttatcaaaaaagctgacaataattttcttatattttttgttacttCATGCTCCttgtttaacaaattttttcttacttatcaaaaaaaaaaaaaaaaaaactgacaataaaatagaatgaaatgaatgatttttatttttggggcgAGGGGGGAATGTGAGGAATGAAACAGGAGGTTTTTGCCATTAGAAAGTCTAGGACTATCGCATATCATGGTGCCAGTACAAGTAGTTTAGCAGCTTCAAGGGACCAAACTCAGCTAAGGAGATTGACTTCCAAATCATTATTCTCACCTTCAGTGGCCAAAGCCAGATCCTTGGCCCTTATAGCCTGCTGCTTCCAATCAGTTGAAACCAAAGTGTAGATCATCATGCACATACATGATATCTGAGCTGCCGCAAGACCAAACCACAACCCCATAAAGCCCTTTCTGAATCCAAAACTCATGAGAACTGCAACTGGCATACCAATTAGATAGAAGGAGCCAAAATTAATATAAGCACCCACCTTAGCCCGTGCAGAGCCTGTGAGGACTCCACATGCAGCTGTCTGGGGACTATTGCCTAGCTCACAAAAGCCTAATACAGGAAGGGCAGTTGATGTTAGAGCAAGGACATTTGGCTCACATGTAAATAGCTTGCCCCACTCATCTCTAACTGCAATTGTAAAAGCAAAAGCCAGTATACCGCACACAATCGCCACAATGAGTCCAATTATTGTTGTCTGTCGAGCCTGCGCAGGCTGCCCAGCCCCCAACTTTTGGCCAACACATGTTGATAAACCCAAGCCAAGAGAGTGAGGAAACACATAGAGCAATCCTGTTGTTTGTATGAGGATTCCCATTGCAGCCACACTTGCCTGTGGATCACTAAGTAGACCGCACAATAGGAGCATTATCTCATACCACCACCACTCCAAACAGACAGAGAGAACGCTTGGCACTGCAAGGGCTAGCAATGGTTGCCAGCCTTGAGAGCATTCATGTTTTGCTTTCCCATCCCAAGGTTTTAGTGCTGTCCTTGATTGGAAAAGGTAAACTAGCAAAGCAAGGTACAGGTTTAAGGTAGTCCAGGATGAGGCTAGAGCAACACCCCTTATCCCCATATTCAAATATGTTACAAGATAGTAGTTGATAGGGAGGTGGAGAATTATTGCACAAACAGCAGATATAGTGAGGGCTTTGGttagattttgtgtccttatgAAAATCTTTAAGGGATGGAGGAGGACTTGGGCTAGTAAATCAGGAAGAGAATATGTTATATAAGCCTTGGCCACAGACGTAATGTTTCGATCTTGACCTAACCATAGAAGGATGGGTTCCATGTTCAACCACAAAAGAGAAATTGGAATGGCTGCAAGAAAGAGGAGATACTGAGTCCTTTTGTATGTTTGGCAGAAAACTTCCCATTTTTTTGCTCCATAAGCTTGAGAACAAATTGGTTCCATCCCCAACGCCAGGCCTTTCAGAACAGAGTAGCCTGTAATATTTGCAAATCCAACTGAAAGTGAGCCCCCAGCTAATTCAGCATCCCCAAGATATCCCAAGAAGACTGTGGAGATGATTGCCTTGGGATATAAAAGCAAGCTTGAGGCTACTATGGGCCATGCAATTTTACAGAGTGATGTCAGCTCCTCTGCTACCTGCATAAATTCATACACAGTATTAGGTAATTCAAGATATACTAAGACATCTGTTCAAaatattacttatcaaaaaaaaaaaaagaaaaaaagttcaGAATATGATTTACCATAATGCTAAGAAAACTGATAGCCACACAGAAAAATTCACACTGTTATGTCGATTTTGCCTGTAGGTGGGATGAACAATCTTTTCACTATTTTGAaaggattagggttttcttGGCTTCTTGGTTTACACCTACTCCAAATTAGAATACTCTTGTAACCCCAGAACCATCTCTTAGCAGAGCCTTATTTCCCGCACCATGAAGAGCTTGTAAAACCCTTCCGTAAATCAACATACTCTGTATCCACCCACCAAATTCATTATAAAACTGTGATAGTATTGATCAACAAATTGGTTCTCTATTATGAATGGAGAGGCACAAGTCACGATGCTGTGCACGTGGTGGGCAGTTGCGGAAACTGACAAATGTGGTAGTTGGATTTAACTTTTGACTCCCGGAATTTTCGTTCATACAATCATGTGTCAATTTGATGAGGTCTTTCTGGTGAGATGAAATAGTGATTTTGCTTCATCTGTTTGGAAAGATGTCCCATCTGTATTTGCCAACCTGGTGACAAGTGATTGGAATTGTTTCCATTAATTGTCCTCgatttgatttttatataaTGGCATCACCTTTATTTGTACTTTCCCTCTTTTACAATTTGAAGTTTACCATATATGACTTTCAAAGGGTAGAAATCCTAGTTTGCAATTGAATGGATATCCAGGCTGTGAATCGTGCAtcaattaggttttttttatagttgaatTGTACCATTTATTAGTTTGATCATGTTATTAGAGTATTAACCTCAACACCGCTCTCTGATTATGCATTACTGTCAATTAGTGTTTGGACcctggtggatttttttttttttttggtgtatttaGATGACTAGTGAATCAATTAGTAAGCTTTGTTAGCCTCTGGTATGAGTGTTTGGTGCTTCTTTAGTAGTTATTATACAAGTAGTTTGATTTTCAGTGCTTTTTAGCATTTGATGAGAAAATCATAGTTGGTTCTCAAGTAAGGAAAAACACTATTaccacttatccaaaaaaaataaaaggaaaaacactaTTACCAAAAGAGTTATGGAGCTTACATGGAAATTTTGAGTTGTTCATTCATGTTGGACAGCTTTTAGTTGAAATGCAATGGATTCCACCAACTTTGGCAAAAATGTGGTCTACTGTATAGTTGACTTCATGTCTAGTTGAATCTGTCAGGATTTGATTGTCGGTCATGAGcttataactaaattttgcaTATGCATTTACTCATATGCTATCTGCAAAATAGATCCACAGTTCTGGACAACAAATTATGCAGTACATCATTTGGGTTGTATCCAGATTCTACTTTACAAAAGAGGAAGACAAATTCGTGAAGCTAAACAAAGGGAAATGCTTTTTCCAGTCACAATGACCAACCACAAACACCTTCTATTTTGTACTTCagactggatttttttttaccttgtaTTTGCTATTCTATAAAGCTGATTGATGATTGATCCATATCCAGAAGAAAATGCAGGGAAGCCTGAGAATTAGAAACGCCCAAATTGAGGTTGCTTGATTGCTTGTGGTCATGGCTACCCATTTGCTGGAAACTGGGTGAAAATCAAGGCAAGAATTGCTTGGAAGTTGCAAAACCAGGAGGAGAGAATTCTGCTTAGAGGGAACAATGCCCCCCTTTTTGCTTGGGAATTTCCagacctggaaaaaaaaaaacatttaacttAGCAAATAAAGAATTTTCTGTTAAAACAAGAATTTTTATGAGGCATTCAGATTGGGTACTTCGGAATTTTCCGGTAGTGATCCAAGAGGCTGTTCTTTGCTAATATCTGGAGCAGTCGAAAGTTTATCCGCCTCTAGAATCCTCTCAAGTCTGTCCATAGATTCAGCATTATCAGGAACAATTATGAGAAACCTGTTGGTGCAAATTGAGAAAGTTCAGATTTTTGCATGATAGTTTTAACTGAGAGGGTGTGAGTTAGAGAGGCTGGCTCATTGTCCATCATATTAAGCAAGATGTCACTCTCTTATCCTGCTGGCAAATTATACCATATCTTCCAGTGTTAATCTCCATTTCTGCTAAATTTAATTGACAACCCAAGTTACTGTCTATGTTAGAGATTTTAAAAGCATTTCTGTATTTGCCAATGCCATCCCCCCCGGACTTTAAGAGGAAATataatactaaaatatatttgaCACTGCCATTTTTATCACCACTGTTTGAAAGTTACCATGTTACACCGCACTAGGATTCAGTTGAAATGGCACTCAAGCCTTTTTTGGTTAGTGTCCAATTGTTTTTACCAAAATGGTATGTTTAATTTGAAGTTTGTCAGAAAACATATTTGAACAAAGAGAGTTGCTAcatacacaacatttttacaatatctttacaacaaatcatagataGTTAGTTGTTatgttagttgttattggttcaaatttgaacctaatattaaaattacttttttgccccaacaataataacctgtcacttaagatttgttgtaaaaatattgtgaaaatgttgtagatatatcatttttctttgaacAAAGAGAGATTTTAtcgttcataacatttttacaatattttcacaacaaatcataagtgggaagttgttattagttcaaatatGAACCTAAGCTGGCATCTTGCTTCAAGACAAGCACTGTAGCTTTTGATTTGGACTGCCTATCCAGTTCACTCAAGAAAGGCAACCAAAACAACGGTTGGTAGAACACTACTCACTCCTTTTTGGGCCAAAAGGAACTGAGGGAGGTGAGTTTAACTGACAGAAATTGAAAAATCCTACTCAACTAACCCCAATTTGATCAACAACTCAAGTAGATATAAATACATGAATTTGTAGATacattttaaattctaattatATGGGATTGGAATACTTGTGGCATTTGTTCCTCCCTTgcctcatctttttttttttttttttaataataaaataatttcatattacaacgagagaaaatatttgaattatggATATTTTTATTGAGAACACTAGCGAAGTTACAAGGCTGTTAGCAAATAAGGCCTGTGAATCTTAAACCTATTTTTGGAGTACAAACCTTTTTCCCCTTGATTTAACAAAATGTACAATTCAATTTGGAATTGAGTGCCTTAATATAATTATGTGCGAGTTTCCGTTCAAATCTACCAAACCAAGTCCAAAGGCAATTCCACCCAATTAATACTGATTACGTGTGAGTTTCAGTTCAAGCCTACCAAACCAAGCCCAAAGGAAATTCCACCCAATTGATACTGACTTGCAAATCCTAaacatttgttttgtatttggaAATGATTTTTTCTATGGTGGCTAATGCTTCCCACAGGGACAGGGTAAACTACTGCAATTGGTATGACAACAATTTGGCTGTATGGGCCTCATTC
This genomic window contains:
- the LOC126697837 gene encoding protein DETOXIFICATION 53-like, with protein sequence MQVAEELTSLCKIAWPIVASSLLLYPKAIISTVFLGYLGDAELAGGSLSVGFANITGYSVLKGLALGMEPICSQAYGAKKWEVFCQTYKRTQYLLFLAAIPISLLWLNMEPILLWLGQDRNITSVAKAYITYSLPDLLAQVLLHPLKIFIRTQNLTKALTISAVCAIILHLPINYYLVTYLNMGIRGVALASSWTTLNLYLALLVYLFQSRTALKPWDGKAKHECSQGWQPLLALAVPSVLSVCLEWWWYEIMLLLCGLLSDPQASVAAMGILIQTTGLLYVFPHSLGLGLSTCVGQKLGAGQPAQARQTTIIGLIVAIVCGILAFAFTIAVRDEWGKLFTCEPNVLALTSTALPVLGFCELGNSPQTAACGVLTGSARAKVGAYINFGSFYLIGMPVAVLMSFGFRKGFMGLWFGLAAAQISCMCMMIYTLVSTDWKQQAIRAKDLALATEGENNDLEVNLLS